From the Anaerolineales bacterium genome, one window contains:
- a CDS encoding DUF3494 domain-containing protein: protein MALAQPSLAALARPLAAISPTLGAVGSYSVLAGSQVTNSGPTSMPGDLGVSPSIGVPPHVIGFPPGSAGPPGTIHDADAHAAAAQADNTAAFAFIDQICDVSYAGTKDLAGENLVAGVYCADAFQLSGTLILSGAGVWIFKSASDLVTSGAANVVGGDACNVWWRVVSSATLGTSTSFIGNILALTSISLQTNASLQGRALAQTGQVSLDSNVITGAACLTTSPAPTPTATPLSVAGGGAGITSTGGSSDDDASNAGDPNAVIGGLPDTGGAPIRTQNFALNLLVFGIVTALILGVLYRRASQTRR, encoded by the coding sequence TTGGCCTTGGCCCAGCCATCATTGGCCGCCTTGGCAAGACCACTTGCCGCCATATCGCCTACACTCGGCGCAGTTGGCAGCTATTCTGTATTAGCGGGGTCTCAAGTCACCAATTCCGGGCCTACCAGCATGCCCGGCGACTTGGGGGTCAGCCCAAGTATAGGGGTGCCGCCTCATGTTATTGGTTTCCCGCCCGGCAGTGCAGGGCCGCCCGGCACCATCCATGACGCTGATGCACACGCCGCAGCCGCCCAAGCGGACAATACCGCCGCCTTTGCCTTCATTGACCAGATCTGCGATGTCAGCTATGCAGGCACCAAAGACCTCGCGGGAGAAAACCTTGTCGCCGGCGTGTATTGCGCGGATGCTTTTCAGTTATCCGGGACTCTGATTCTCAGCGGCGCTGGTGTGTGGATTTTCAAATCCGCCTCGGATCTGGTCACTTCAGGAGCGGCCAACGTAGTGGGCGGAGATGCTTGCAACGTGTGGTGGCGGGTGGTCAGCTCGGCCACACTCGGCACGAGTACTTCGTTTATCGGCAACATTCTTGCGCTTACGTCGATCAGCTTGCAGACCAACGCAAGCTTGCAAGGCCGCGCGCTGGCGCAAACCGGGCAGGTTTCTTTGGACTCGAATGTGATCACCGGAGCGGCCTGCCTCACGACTTCACCCGCACCGACCCCCACTGCAACTCCGCTATCTGTGGCTGGCGGTGGGGCTGGGATAACCAGCACCGGCGGAAGCAGCGATGATGACGCTAGCAATGCGGGTGACCCAAATGCGGTGATCGGCGGGTTGCCAGATACTGGCGGTGCGCCCATCCGTACCCAAAACTTTGCACTGAATTTGTTGGTCTTTGGCATTGTGACCGCCCTGATCCTGGGGGTTCTCTATCGACGCGCCTCTCAGACGAGACGGTAG
- a CDS encoding class F sortase has protein sequence MQNDNKPSPRPSPGWLFACLIASGLLAGCADDVRERVLPPARVLLQTAQPLIQALPTAYYLENLVDVGLLLGAGPVQIPLQLVIPALGISAPILAVGLTSENRMDAPKGPIGDAVWGSAFWYRGGGNPGAIGTATIAAHVNDPLGVPEIFANLAQLQPGDQIIIHAKETGLDIVFVIYEVITYTTLESLDPAILVRIFGAGPVTGKAAQPAQDGLSHLALITCAGDIIDGAFDHHTVVYATRSD, from the coding sequence ATGCAAAACGATAACAAGCCCAGCCCGAGACCCTCTCCCGGGTGGCTGTTTGCCTGCTTGATTGCATCAGGTCTGCTTGCTGGTTGTGCAGATGATGTCCGTGAAAGAGTCCTACCACCTGCGCGTGTGCTTCTGCAAACAGCTCAGCCACTCATCCAGGCCTTGCCTACCGCCTATTATTTGGAGAACCTGGTCGATGTTGGCCTGCTGTTAGGCGCCGGTCCAGTCCAGATTCCCTTGCAGCTGGTCATCCCTGCACTCGGCATTAGCGCCCCGATCCTGGCGGTGGGCCTGACATCCGAAAATCGGATGGATGCGCCTAAAGGTCCAATTGGCGACGCCGTATGGGGGTCCGCTTTCTGGTATCGAGGCGGGGGAAACCCCGGCGCGATTGGGACTGCCACAATCGCGGCCCATGTCAATGACCCCTTAGGTGTGCCGGAGATTTTCGCCAACTTGGCGCAACTTCAGCCTGGGGATCAGATCATCATTCATGCCAAGGAAACCGGTCTCGATATCGTCTTCGTCATTTATGAGGTGATTACTTACACAACCTTGGAATCGCTCGACCCGGCCATACTTGTGCGCATTTTCGGGGCCGGGCCGGTGACGGGCAAAGCAGCCCAGCCGGCCCAGGATGGCCTTTCCCATCTCGCCCTGATTACCTGCGCCGGAGACATCATTGACGGCGCATTCGATCATCACACAGTGGTTTACGCCACCCGCAGCGATTGA
- a CDS encoding lmo0937 family membrane protein, with product MLETIIIILLVLWLLGALGRVRVPALSGNLVHIILVIAVILIIFRLMG from the coding sequence ATGCTTGAAACCATTATCATTATTTTGCTCGTCTTATGGCTGCTCGGCGCGTTGGGCCGTGTGCGCGTCCCCGCCTTAAGCGGGAATCTGGTTCACATCATCCTGGTGATCGCTGTGATCCTGATCATCTTTCGCTTGATGGGATAA
- a CDS encoding ABC-F family ATP-binding cassette domain-containing protein, which produces MFENLSWDIHNDRCVGLVGPNGAGKSSLLKMISGELSTESGFANARGAISIGYLHQEPRLNPEYSVIQEALTASSRLPELQARLAGVEADMGRPEVYSDEKKLSRKIEEQAALLEEFTRIGGPGYEGQVRATLLNLGFEEHELELPITALSGGQKKLVGLAKLLVVQPDLLLLDEPDNHLDMQGKDFLEKYIRSYPGGVVIVSHDRYLLDVVADEIADLEEGRITVYPGNYSEYAAEKDARRVQQQHQFDVQQREIKRLELSAKRMLTWGRSHENEKLIRRAKSMMKRIEKMDKVDKPLAERKDMGLQLAGWRGSNKVLEISGLRKGFEVVGEEQRKEVLTGLDLTLWHGERVGLVGPNGAGKSLLFRLLLDREQPDAGQIKLGPSIRHAYYAQEHETLDSSRSLLDTVRRAANLSEPHATSLLARFLYSYQQLNNRVDTLSGGERSRLQLLLIMLSGANFLLLDEPTNNLDIRSAEVLEEVLEGFEGSVMMISHDRYFLDQVATRVVELQDGKLIDYPGGYSDYQEAKAKEKR; this is translated from the coding sequence GTGTTCGAAAATCTCTCTTGGGATATCCACAATGACCGCTGTGTGGGCCTTGTAGGCCCCAACGGCGCCGGCAAGAGCAGCTTGCTGAAGATGATCAGCGGGGAGCTGAGCACCGAAAGTGGCTTTGCCAACGCGCGCGGCGCCATCAGTATCGGTTACCTGCACCAGGAGCCGCGCCTGAACCCGGAATACAGCGTCATCCAGGAAGCACTGACCGCCTCCAGCCGGCTGCCGGAGCTGCAAGCCCGCCTGGCCGGGGTGGAGGCCGATATGGGCCGGCCCGAGGTCTATTCAGATGAAAAGAAGCTCTCTCGCAAGATCGAAGAGCAGGCCGCGCTGCTGGAAGAATTTACCCGTATTGGCGGCCCGGGCTATGAAGGCCAGGTGCGTGCCACCTTGCTCAACCTGGGTTTTGAAGAGCACGAGCTGGAGCTGCCCATCACCGCCCTGAGCGGCGGGCAGAAGAAGCTGGTTGGCTTGGCCAAATTGCTGGTGGTGCAACCTGACCTGCTGCTCCTCGACGAACCCGACAACCACCTCGACATGCAGGGTAAGGACTTCCTGGAGAAGTACATCCGCAGCTATCCGGGTGGAGTGGTCATCGTCTCGCATGACCGTTACTTGCTGGACGTCGTGGCCGATGAGATTGCCGACCTGGAAGAAGGTCGCATCACCGTCTATCCCGGCAACTACTCGGAATATGCCGCCGAAAAGGATGCGCGCCGCGTGCAGCAACAGCACCAGTTTGATGTTCAGCAGCGCGAAATCAAACGCCTGGAATTGTCTGCCAAGCGCATGTTGACCTGGGGCCGCTCGCACGAGAACGAAAAGCTCATCCGCCGCGCCAAGTCGATGATGAAGCGCATCGAAAAGATGGACAAGGTGGACAAGCCCCTCGCCGAGCGCAAGGATATGGGTCTGCAGCTGGCGGGCTGGCGCGGCAGCAACAAAGTGCTGGAGATCAGCGGGCTGCGCAAAGGCTTTGAGGTTGTGGGCGAAGAGCAGCGCAAGGAAGTGCTCACCGGCCTGGATCTGACCCTGTGGCACGGCGAACGTGTCGGCCTGGTGGGGCCGAACGGCGCCGGCAAGTCGCTGCTTTTTCGCTTGCTGCTGGATCGCGAGCAGCCCGATGCCGGCCAGATCAAGCTGGGGCCGAGCATCCGGCATGCTTATTACGCCCAGGAGCACGAGACGCTGGACAGCTCACGTTCCCTGCTGGACACAGTGCGCCGGGCGGCCAACCTCAGCGAACCTCACGCTACGAGCCTGCTGGCGCGTTTCCTCTACAGCTATCAGCAGCTCAACAACCGCGTCGATACGCTCTCCGGCGGCGAGCGCAGCCGTCTTCAGCTGCTGCTGATCATGCTCAGCGGGGCCAATTTCCTGCTGCTGGATGAGCCCACCAACAATCTGGACATTCGCTCCGCCGAGGTCTTGGAAGAAGTGCTCGAAGGGTTTGAGGGCAGCGTGATGATGATCTCACACGACCGTTATTTCCTCGACCAGGTCGCGACCCGCGTTGTCGAACTGCAGGATGGCAAACTGATCGATTACCCCGGCGGCTACAGCGACTATCAGGAAGCTAAGGCAAAAGAGAAACGCTAG
- the murJ gene encoding murein biosynthesis integral membrane protein MurJ, translating to MIKSHIATQKPPRLSHFARSTLLIAFFFGVDKVLAFVRQIIVNNHFGLSYELDVFNVANNIPDLLSALISGGALGVALIPVLSDYLEKRGRGETWALFVRVLNLAFIVTALLSVIIALFAPWLIEVVIAPGFPAEQQALAVELMRLDLVAILIFSLSGLAMAALQANQHFLLPALAPALYNVGQIFGALILAPESGYSLGSITLPHAGMGIHGLVWGVILGALLHLGIQVPGLLRYGFRWQPVVGLHTPGVQQVLRLMGPRVLTMLFIHIYFVARDSLASPLPEGSITALNLGWFIMQVPETLLGSAVAIALLPSISELFSLGLGEKFTQTVNGAVRAILAFTVPSAVLLAIGLPPLVARAFPAFSPGEVDLVVWVTRLYLAGLTGHALLEIASRSFYATQNAKTPMWAAALNAVVFIVLAVWLTGRMGAGGIALAGTLAFTSEAILLLWLLGRGYQGLLSSWDTLARVGLASILGSLTLFGLMRFAPGPPWLIALLGMLVGLGLTLPFVWPEIKAFAHMGRQSASPHA from the coding sequence ATGATAAAATCGCACATCGCTACTCAAAAGCCCCCCCGCCTCTCGCATTTTGCCCGCTCAACGCTGTTGATCGCCTTCTTTTTTGGCGTGGACAAGGTGCTGGCTTTTGTGCGCCAGATCATCGTCAACAACCATTTCGGCCTGAGCTATGAACTGGACGTCTTCAACGTGGCCAACAACATCCCGGACCTGCTCTCCGCCCTGATCTCGGGTGGTGCGCTGGGTGTAGCCTTGATCCCGGTCTTATCTGATTACCTGGAAAAGCGCGGCCGCGGCGAAACCTGGGCGCTGTTCGTGCGCGTGCTGAATCTGGCGTTCATCGTGACTGCGCTGCTTTCAGTGATCATCGCCCTTTTTGCCCCCTGGCTGATCGAAGTGGTGATCGCCCCCGGCTTCCCTGCCGAGCAGCAAGCACTGGCGGTGGAACTGATGCGCCTGGACCTGGTCGCCATCCTGATCTTTTCGCTAAGCGGCCTGGCGATGGCCGCGCTGCAAGCCAACCAACATTTCCTCCTGCCGGCGCTGGCCCCGGCGCTCTACAACGTGGGCCAGATCTTTGGCGCGCTCATTCTGGCACCGGAGAGCGGTTACTCGTTGGGCAGCATCACCCTGCCGCATGCAGGCATGGGCATCCACGGCTTGGTGTGGGGCGTGATTCTGGGGGCACTGCTGCACCTGGGCATCCAAGTGCCCGGCCTGTTGCGCTACGGCTTCCGCTGGCAGCCCGTGGTGGGCCTGCACACCCCCGGCGTGCAGCAGGTGCTGCGCCTGATGGGGCCGCGGGTGCTGACGATGCTCTTTATTCACATCTATTTCGTGGCGCGCGACAGCCTGGCTTCGCCGCTGCCCGAAGGCTCGATCACGGCGTTGAACCTGGGCTGGTTCATCATGCAGGTGCCGGAGACGCTGCTCGGCTCAGCGGTGGCGATCGCCCTGCTGCCCAGCATCTCGGAACTGTTCAGCCTGGGTCTGGGCGAAAAGTTCACGCAGACCGTGAACGGCGCGGTGCGCGCCATCCTGGCCTTTACCGTCCCCTCGGCAGTGCTGCTGGCGATTGGCCTGCCACCGCTGGTGGCACGCGCCTTTCCCGCCTTTAGCCCTGGCGAGGTCGACCTGGTGGTGTGGGTCACGCGCCTGTACCTGGCCGGGCTGACGGGGCACGCTCTGCTGGAGATCGCCTCACGTTCGTTTTACGCCACGCAAAACGCCAAGACACCCATGTGGGCGGCGGCGCTGAACGCGGTGGTGTTCATTGTGCTGGCGGTGTGGTTGACCGGCCGGATGGGCGCCGGCGGCATCGCCTTGGCAGGCACGCTGGCCTTTACATCCGAAGCGATCTTGCTGCTCTGGCTGCTGGGGCGCGGCTATCAGGGCCTGTTGAGCAGCTGGGACACGCTGGCCCGCGTGGGGCTGGCCTCCATCCTGGGCAGCCTGACGCTGTTTGGCCTGATGCGCTTTGCGCCGGGGCCGCCATGGCTGATCGCCCTGTTGGGCATGCTGGTCGGCCTGGGCCTGACGCTGCCCTTTGTGTGGCCTGAAATTAAAGCCTTTGCACACATGGGCCGGCAATCCGCCAGCCCGCACGCCTAG
- a CDS encoding ABC transporter ATP-binding protein: protein MSAQPGSELISLKQVGAESLWKGMWRLLEGRRLAYVGSMLGLGIAALGRSSVYLLLGFFIDDVLSSPDFAAQVPLVALGFIGLAVVQGFFTYLSGTLAGRTGEVVAERLRNYLYDHIQRLSFNFHDRTKTGELIQKVTSDVDAVRRFIAQEATQFGRIVTLFLANFAALFLLDGQLAWLSVICVPITILMSIWFFKRISDAYEEFQNQDGVLSAVLQENLSGVRVVKAFARQEYEQNKFEKENQEKYVRGRKLLIWHSAFWPLSDIITGAQMLFGYYIGAQMTISGQLSTGDYLSYITLLVWLIWPIRNLGRVIVEMSRGLVSFERVSRIIREEREPLEDGQASLPERLKGEIAFENVSFEYEPNMPVLKNISFHVQPGQTVALLGSTGSGKTSLVSLLPRFYDYTSGRILLDGVELKDYPRRYLREQIGIVLQEPFLFSRTIRENLRYSVGREVDNADIEAAAADAAVHDVVLGFPKGYETIVGEKGVTLSGGQKQRITLARTLLKKPSLLILDDSTSAVDTETEASIRAALKRQLGGRTTFIIAHRIQSVMSADLILVFDKGRLVQQGTHAQLLEQDGIYREVFNIQTMIEHEVEREVASANQGQ, encoded by the coding sequence TTGTCCGCACAACCCGGTTCTGAATTGATCTCCCTGAAACAGGTGGGGGCCGAGAGTCTGTGGAAGGGCATGTGGCGTCTGCTGGAAGGCCGCCGCCTGGCCTATGTCGGTTCCATGCTGGGCCTGGGTATTGCCGCCCTGGGCCGCTCATCCGTCTACCTGCTGCTTGGCTTTTTCATTGACGATGTGCTCTCCAGCCCGGATTTTGCTGCCCAAGTGCCGCTGGTGGCGCTCGGCTTCATCGGCCTGGCTGTGGTGCAGGGCTTCTTCACCTACCTCAGCGGCACGCTGGCCGGTCGCACGGGCGAAGTCGTCGCTGAGCGCCTGCGCAACTACCTCTACGACCACATCCAGCGCCTGTCATTCAACTTTCACGATCGCACCAAGACCGGTGAGCTGATCCAGAAGGTGACTTCGGACGTGGACGCCGTGCGGCGCTTTATCGCCCAAGAAGCCACCCAGTTTGGCCGCATCGTTACCTTGTTTCTGGCCAACTTTGCCGCGCTTTTCCTGCTGGACGGCCAGTTGGCTTGGCTCTCGGTGATCTGTGTGCCTATCACCATCCTGATGTCGATCTGGTTCTTTAAGCGCATCTCAGATGCCTATGAAGAGTTCCAGAACCAGGACGGCGTACTCTCCGCTGTGCTGCAAGAGAACTTGTCTGGTGTGCGCGTGGTGAAGGCCTTTGCCCGCCAGGAGTATGAGCAGAACAAGTTTGAAAAGGAAAACCAGGAGAAGTACGTACGCGGCCGCAAGCTGCTGATCTGGCATTCGGCGTTCTGGCCCTTGTCAGACATCATCACCGGCGCGCAAATGCTCTTTGGCTACTACATCGGCGCCCAAATGACCATCAGCGGGCAGCTTTCCACTGGTGATTATCTTTCATATATCACTTTGTTGGTGTGGTTGATTTGGCCCATTCGCAACCTGGGTCGTGTCATCGTGGAAATGTCGCGCGGCCTGGTGTCCTTTGAGCGCGTCAGCCGCATCATCCGCGAAGAACGGGAACCGCTGGAAGATGGCCAGGCGTCTTTGCCGGAGCGGCTTAAAGGTGAAATCGCCTTTGAGAACGTCAGCTTCGAGTACGAGCCCAACATGCCGGTGCTCAAGAACATCAGCTTCCACGTACAGCCCGGCCAAACCGTGGCGCTCTTGGGTTCCACCGGTTCTGGCAAAACCAGCCTGGTCAGCTTGCTGCCGCGTTTCTACGATTACACATCCGGCCGCATCCTGCTGGATGGCGTTGAGCTGAAAGACTATCCGCGGCGCTACCTGCGCGAGCAAATCGGTATTGTGCTGCAAGAGCCTTTCCTGTTCTCGCGCACCATCCGTGAGAACCTGCGCTACAGCGTCGGCCGCGAGGTGGACAATGCGGACATCGAAGCCGCCGCGGCGGACGCCGCCGTGCATGATGTCGTGCTGGGCTTCCCCAAGGGCTACGAGACCATCGTGGGCGAAAAGGGCGTCACGCTCTCCGGTGGCCAAAAGCAGCGCATCACCCTGGCACGCACGCTGCTCAAGAAGCCCAGCTTGCTGATCCTGGATGACTCCACTTCGGCGGTGGACACCGAGACAGAGGCGTCGATCCGCGCCGCCCTCAAGCGCCAGCTGGGTGGGCGCACGACCTTCATCATTGCGCATCGCATTCAAAGTGTCATGTCGGCTGATCTGATCCTGGTCTTTGACAAGGGTCGTTTGGTGCAGCAGGGCACGCATGCGCAGTTGCTGGAACAAGACGGCATCTACCGTGAAGTGTTCAACATCCAAACGATGATTGAGCATGAAGTCGAGCGGGAGGTTGCCTCGGCTAACCAAGGCCAATAG
- a CDS encoding ABC transporter ATP-binding protein — MEDFTEFQEEEFSTTVNGRTIRRILGLLKAHWPWAAGFLLMIGLVSVLDSYFTYLNKEIIDRGVAVGDMAEVARIMVPYGLLMLVQAAAVFGFIYLTGVLGEKVRYDLRRKMFDHLQGLSLSYYNRTPVGWIISRVNSDSDRVAELVTWGLLDTTWGITNILTALVFMALINWKLTVIVGLIIPILVIVASWFQKKIITEYREVRKINSRITGAYNENITGVRVTKSLGREEANLREFGGLTSEMHRAGFRAAWLSALFLPIVQLISSFGLGAVIWFGGVEVQLGGMTIGGISAFVTYITLMLFPIQEMARVYAELQQAIASAERIFSLLDAKATVVDRPGARDPGSLVGDIRFENVTFAYDDAPDEAVLSDFDLHVEQGQTIALVGPTGGGKSTIVNLVCRFYEPTSGRVLIAGEDYTQYTLHGIQSRVGVVLQTPHLFSGNVRENIRYGRLGASDAEVEEAAKLAGAHDFIVDLDKGYNAEVGEGGNLLSLGQKQLISLARAVLADPEIFVMDEATSSVDTLTEALIQKGMETMMKGRTSFIIAHRLSTIKRADRILVIEKGRIAESGSHAELLRQRGHYYNLYTQQFREELTREQDPFLAGRALPAEN, encoded by the coding sequence ATGGAAGACTTTACCGAATTTCAAGAAGAAGAATTTTCCACGACGGTCAACGGCCGCACCATCCGGCGCATCCTCGGCCTGCTGAAGGCACACTGGCCCTGGGCAGCGGGCTTCCTGCTGATGATCGGCCTGGTGTCCGTGTTGGACTCCTATTTCACTTACCTGAATAAGGAGATCATCGACCGCGGTGTGGCCGTGGGCGATATGGCCGAAGTGGCGCGCATTATGGTGCCCTACGGCCTACTCATGCTTGTCCAGGCCGCGGCGGTCTTCGGCTTCATCTACCTGACCGGTGTGCTCGGTGAAAAGGTGCGTTACGACTTGCGCCGCAAGATGTTCGACCACCTGCAGGGCCTGTCGCTGTCTTACTACAACCGCACTCCGGTGGGTTGGATCATCTCGCGGGTCAATTCGGACTCAGACCGCGTGGCGGAACTGGTTACCTGGGGCCTTTTGGATACCACCTGGGGCATCACCAACATCCTGACCGCGCTGGTGTTCATGGCGCTGATCAACTGGAAACTGACCGTCATCGTGGGCCTGATCATTCCGATCCTGGTGATCGTCGCCTCCTGGTTCCAGAAGAAGATCATCACTGAATATCGCGAGGTGCGCAAGATCAACTCGCGTATCACCGGCGCCTACAACGAGAACATCACGGGTGTGCGTGTGACCAAGTCGTTGGGGCGTGAAGAGGCCAACCTGCGTGAGTTTGGCGGCTTGACCAGCGAAATGCACAGGGCCGGCTTCCGCGCCGCCTGGCTTTCGGCGCTTTTCCTGCCCATCGTGCAGCTGATCAGCTCATTCGGTTTGGGGGCGGTCATCTGGTTCGGCGGTGTGGAAGTGCAGTTGGGCGGCATGACCATCGGCGGCATTTCTGCCTTCGTGACCTACATCACACTGATGCTCTTTCCCATCCAGGAAATGGCGCGGGTTTACGCTGAACTGCAGCAGGCCATCGCCTCCGCTGAACGCATCTTCTCGCTGTTAGACGCCAAAGCCACCGTGGTGGACCGCCCCGGCGCCCGCGACCCGGGCAGCCTGGTGGGCGACATTCGCTTCGAGAATGTGACTTTCGCCTACGACGATGCCCCAGATGAAGCTGTCTTGAGTGACTTTGACTTGCATGTGGAGCAGGGCCAAACCATCGCCCTGGTGGGTCCCACCGGCGGCGGCAAGAGCACCATCGTCAATCTGGTCTGTCGCTTCTATGAGCCTACCAGCGGGCGCGTTTTGATTGCCGGCGAGGACTACACCCAGTACACCTTGCACGGTATTCAATCCCGCGTGGGGGTGGTGCTGCAAACTCCGCACCTCTTCTCCGGCAATGTGCGCGAAAACATCCGCTATGGTCGCCTGGGGGCCAGCGATGCGGAAGTCGAAGAGGCCGCCAAGCTGGCCGGCGCGCACGACTTCATCGTCGACTTGGACAAGGGCTACAATGCCGAAGTGGGTGAGGGTGGCAACCTGCTCTCCTTGGGCCAAAAGCAGTTGATCAGCCTGGCGCGCGCCGTGCTGGCTGACCCGGAGATCTTCGTGATGGACGAGGCTACCAGCTCGGTGGATACGCTCACTGAAGCGCTGATCCAGAAGGGTATGGAAACCATGATGAAGGGCCGCACCAGTTTCATCATCGCCCACCGCTTGTCCACCATCAAGCGCGCCGACCGCATCCTGGTCATCGAAAAAGGTCGCATCGCCGAAAGCGGCAGTCATGCCGAGCTGCTGCGCCAGCGCGGCCACTACTACAACCTCTACACGCAACAGTTTCGTGAGGAACTGACCCGCGAGCAGGATCCCTTCCTGGCGGGCAGGGCACTCCCCGCGGAAAACTAA
- a CDS encoding LCP family protein has translation MQDPYDSYMEPPLEETQPGAPRPQPALTQRSRPLPAAVPPRRRKRRWAWLLLFAFLIYTLFPLRSNVLVLGIDRTPEGSAVGRSDTMILLGIQPLTGQVNMLSIPRDLWVPIPGYGESRVNAAHAWGEAAQPGGGPRLAASTVSQNLGVHVGYTLRIRLEGFPDVIDALGGVDVDLSQPAAGYPAGRHHLDGTQALAFVRDRSGDDFFRQAHGQLFVVSLVKKLLNPLTWLRIPGAMLALAQTVDTNIPVWAWPRLGIALTRGVLFDGLQAVVLPRTAVNPWVTADGAQVLLPDWNQIFPLVREMFGLW, from the coding sequence ATGCAAGACCCCTACGATAGCTACATGGAGCCGCCGCTGGAGGAAACCCAGCCTGGTGCTCCACGCCCACAGCCTGCTCTCACCCAGCGCAGTCGCCCCCTGCCGGCGGCCGTGCCGCCCCGCCGCCGCAAGCGCCGCTGGGCCTGGCTGCTGTTGTTCGCCTTCCTGATTTACACGCTCTTTCCCCTCCGCAGCAATGTGCTCGTCCTGGGCATCGACCGCACGCCCGAAGGCAGCGCCGTCGGGCGCAGCGACACCATGATCCTGCTCGGCATCCAGCCGCTGACTGGCCAGGTCAACATGCTCTCCATCCCGCGCGACCTGTGGGTGCCCATCCCCGGCTATGGCGAAAGCCGCGTCAACGCCGCCCACGCCTGGGGCGAAGCCGCCCAACCCGGCGGCGGGCCGCGTTTGGCGGCCAGCACCGTCAGCCAGAACCTGGGCGTGCATGTGGGTTACACGTTGCGTATCCGCCTGGAAGGCTTCCCGGATGTGATCGACGCGCTGGGCGGCGTGGATGTTGATCTCAGCCAACCGGCCGCCGGGTACCCGGCGGGCCGCCACCACCTGGACGGCACCCAGGCCCTGGCGTTTGTGCGCGACCGCAGCGGAGATGACTTCTTCCGCCAGGCGCACGGCCAGCTCTTCGTCGTTTCGCTGGTCAAAAAACTGCTCAACCCGCTCACTTGGTTGCGCATCCCCGGGGCCATGCTGGCCCTCGCTCAAACGGTGGATACCAATATTCCCGTCTGGGCCTGGCCGCGGCTGGGGATCGCGCTGACGCGGGGTGTGCTCTTCGATGGCCTGCAGGCCGTGGTGCTGCCGCGCACCGCCGTCAATCCCTGGGTCACTGCCGACGGTGCCCAAGTGCTGCTGCCAGACTGGAACCAGATCTTCCCCCTGGTGCGCGAGATGTTTGGTCTCTGGTAA
- a CDS encoding TIGR01777 family oxidoreductase — protein sequence MRVLITGGSGLLGRALAQDLGAAGYEVIVLSRNPDKVKDLPKGVRAVGWDARTAANWGVLADGAEAIVNLAGESIKGDGFLPSRWTSARKQRILQSRLDAGAAVSEAVRQAPRKPKLVLQSSAVGYYGPRGDEAVTEDQAPGSDFLAGVCTAWEESTADVEKMGVRRVVLRTGLPLTMQGGAMPLLVLPFRLFAGNTFGSGQQYYPWIHIQDYVAALRFLLEDGKARGAFNISAPQPARNRDFARTLGRVLRRPVWLPTPAFAMRLAMGEVSTVVLDGQNAVPQHLQARGFKFGHPQLEPALRDLLQ from the coding sequence ATGCGTGTATTGATTACCGGGGGTAGTGGTTTGCTTGGCCGGGCTTTGGCGCAAGACCTGGGCGCAGCTGGCTATGAAGTGATCGTCCTCAGTCGTAACCCGGACAAGGTCAAAGACTTGCCCAAAGGCGTGCGGGCGGTTGGCTGGGATGCCCGCACTGCGGCCAACTGGGGCGTGCTGGCCGACGGGGCTGAGGCCATTGTCAACCTGGCCGGCGAAAGCATCAAGGGCGATGGCTTCCTGCCCAGCCGCTGGACCTCTGCCCGCAAGCAGCGCATCCTGCAGAGCCGTCTGGATGCGGGCGCGGCGGTCAGCGAAGCCGTGCGCCAGGCGCCGCGCAAACCCAAGCTGGTCTTGCAATCTTCGGCTGTGGGCTACTATGGTCCGCGCGGCGATGAAGCCGTCACTGAGGACCAGGCCCCGGGCAGCGACTTCCTGGCAGGTGTTTGCACCGCCTGGGAAGAGTCCACTGCAGATGTAGAGAAGATGGGCGTGCGCCGGGTGGTCTTGCGCACCGGTTTGCCGCTCACCATGCAGGGTGGGGCCATGCCGCTGCTGGTGTTGCCCTTCCGCCTCTTCGCCGGAAATACTTTCGGCTCCGGCCAGCAGTATTATCCCTGGATCCACATTCAAGACTATGTCGCTGCCCTGCGTTTCCTGCTTGAGGATGGCAAGGCCAGGGGCGCCTTCAACATCAGCGCGCCGCAGCCAGCCCGCAACCGGGACTTCGCCCGCACCTTGGGCCGCGTCTTGCGCCGCCCGGTATGGCTGCCGACTCCGGCCTTCGCCATGCGCTTGGCGATGGGTGAGGTTTCCACGGTGGTATTGGACGGCCAGAATGCGGTTCCTCAGCATTTGCAGGCCCGCGGCTTCAAGTTCGGCCATCCTCAGCTGGAACCCGCCTTGAGGGACCTGCTGCAATGA